The Saccharopolyspora gloriosae genome window below encodes:
- a CDS encoding complex I subunit 4 family protein: MTLLLALILLPLAGAVAVGLLRRNAPAAKWTALAVSLAEFALAIAAWAAYDPAGPRLQLASSFEWIPAFDIRVSFAVDGIALVMVAVIALLMPLVLGFSWGERLPEGRSHGGFFALLLVEQALTVAVFAATDVFLFYVLFEIMLIPMYFLIGGYGGERGKYAAVKFFLYSFLGGLIMLASAIGAYAYAAKTTGQGTFDWATLAPILADAPISVQVWIFLGFFTAFAIKAPLVPLHTWLPDAAEQAPIGVAVIVVGVLDKVGTFGFLRYSLPLTPDASQLLAPLVLVLAVLGVLYGSLQAFGQTDLKRFIAYVSIAHFGFIALGIFAYTSQAQVGAVSYMLNHSLATGLLILVIGMIIARGGSTRIADYGGMAKITPLLAGTLLIAGLSTLSLPGTNSFISEFLVLMGAFPTQPVYTVLATIGMVLAAVYVLRLYQRIMQGPVRGDALIGTAGGPGAVTDPNRPGAHRARVLDLQPREIAVLTPLIVLVLALGVYPKPVLDVITPSVGATMSEVGVTDPVTSQGGN; encoded by the coding sequence ATGACCCTGCTCCTCGCGCTCATCCTGCTGCCGCTGGCCGGTGCGGTCGCGGTCGGGCTGCTGCGCCGCAACGCCCCCGCGGCGAAGTGGACGGCGCTCGCGGTGTCCCTGGCGGAGTTCGCCCTCGCGATCGCCGCCTGGGCCGCCTACGACCCGGCCGGCCCGCGGCTGCAACTGGCGAGCTCGTTCGAATGGATCCCCGCGTTCGACATCCGGGTGTCGTTCGCCGTCGACGGCATCGCGCTCGTCATGGTCGCCGTGATCGCGCTGCTGATGCCGCTGGTGCTGGGCTTCAGCTGGGGCGAGCGGCTGCCGGAGGGCCGCAGCCACGGCGGGTTCTTCGCGCTGCTGCTGGTGGAGCAGGCGCTGACGGTCGCGGTGTTCGCCGCGACCGACGTGTTCCTGTTCTACGTGCTGTTCGAGATCATGCTGATCCCGATGTACTTCCTCATCGGCGGTTACGGCGGTGAGCGCGGCAAGTACGCGGCGGTGAAGTTCTTCCTGTACTCGTTCCTCGGCGGCCTGATCATGCTGGCCTCCGCGATCGGCGCGTACGCCTACGCCGCGAAGACCACCGGCCAGGGCACCTTCGACTGGGCGACGCTGGCGCCGATCCTCGCGGACGCCCCGATCTCCGTGCAGGTGTGGATCTTCCTGGGCTTCTTCACGGCGTTCGCGATCAAGGCGCCGCTGGTGCCGCTGCACACCTGGTTGCCGGACGCCGCCGAGCAGGCCCCCATCGGGGTCGCGGTGATCGTCGTCGGCGTGCTCGACAAGGTCGGCACCTTCGGATTCCTGCGCTACAGCCTGCCGCTGACCCCGGACGCCTCCCAGCTGCTCGCGCCGCTGGTGCTGGTGCTCGCGGTGCTCGGCGTGCTCTACGGCTCGCTGCAGGCGTTCGGGCAGACCGACCTGAAGCGCTTCATCGCCTACGTGTCCATCGCGCACTTCGGCTTCATCGCGCTCGGGATCTTCGCCTACACCTCGCAGGCGCAGGTCGGCGCGGTGTCGTACATGCTCAACCACAGCCTCGCCACGGGGCTGCTGATCCTCGTCATCGGCATGATCATCGCTCGCGGCGGGTCCACCCGGATCGCCGACTACGGCGGCATGGCGAAGATCACCCCGCTGCTGGCGGGCACCCTGCTCATCGCCGGTCTCAGCACTCTGTCGCTGCCCGGCACCAACTCGTTCATCAGCGAGTTCCTGGTGCTGATGGGCGCTTTCCCGACGCAGCCGGTCTACACGGTGCTCGCCACGATCGGCATGGTGCTCGCCGCCGTGTACGTGCTGCGGCTCTACCAGCGGATCATGCAGGGCCCGGTGCGCGGCGACGCGCTCATCGGCACCGCGGGCGGCCCCGGAGCGGTCACCGACCCGAACCGGCCCGGCGCGCACCGCGCCCGCGTGCTCGACCTGCAGCCGCGGGAGATCGCCGTGCTGACCCCGCTGATCGTGCTGGTGCTCGCCCTCGGCGTGTACCCGAAGCCGGTGCTGGACGTGATCACCCCGTCGGTCGGGGCGACCATGAGCGAGGTCGGCGTCACCGACCCCGTGACCTCGCAAGGAGGGAACTGA
- the nuoN gene encoding NADH-quinone oxidoreductase subunit NuoN → MGATQVAVHAQQQIPIPPIDYAAITPVLVVLGAACIGVLVEAFVPRRSRWTTQVALSLIALVGAGIALGLHARAGGTGVTTLSDSLAVDGPTLFLWATLLGLGVAAILLIADRSVEPGGAFVAETAAEAEQDSGRERGATSAVAGMRTEIFPLALFSLAGMMVFCAANDLLTMFIALEVLSLPLYLMCGLAKRRRLLSQEAAVKYFLLGAFASAFFLYGLALLYGYAGSVRLAAIAEATAGSDRSDTLLYAGIGLLVVGLLFKASVGPFHTWTPDVYQGAPTAVTGFMAACTKVAAFGAILRVLQVALHGSSWEWRGVMWAVAIVSMVIGVVLGLTQSDIKRMIAYSSVAHAGFLLIGSIALTERGLSGTMFYLLAYGFTTVAVFGVISLVRTAEGEATHLSDWAGLAKRSPLLAAVFTFLMFALAGIPLTSGFIGKFVVFEAALSDGMAPLVVVALVASAVAAFFYLRVIVLMYFSEPAADGPTVSVPGAFTTAAITLGVVVTLLLGVLPTVALDWAGVGGFVS, encoded by the coding sequence GTGGGTGCCACTCAGGTCGCGGTCCACGCGCAACAGCAGATTCCGATCCCGCCGATCGACTACGCGGCGATCACGCCCGTGCTGGTCGTGCTCGGCGCCGCCTGCATCGGCGTGCTCGTCGAGGCCTTCGTGCCCCGGCGGTCGCGCTGGACCACCCAGGTCGCGCTGAGCCTGATCGCGCTGGTCGGCGCAGGAATCGCGCTCGGCCTGCACGCGCGGGCCGGCGGCACCGGCGTCACCACCCTGTCCGACTCGCTGGCGGTGGACGGCCCCACGCTGTTCCTGTGGGCGACGCTGCTCGGCCTCGGCGTCGCGGCGATCCTGCTCATCGCGGACCGCTCGGTGGAACCGGGCGGCGCGTTCGTCGCCGAGACCGCCGCCGAAGCCGAGCAGGACTCCGGGCGGGAACGGGGCGCCACCAGCGCGGTGGCCGGGATGCGCACCGAGATCTTCCCCCTCGCGCTGTTCTCCCTCGCCGGGATGATGGTGTTCTGCGCCGCCAACGACCTGCTCACCATGTTCATCGCGCTGGAAGTGCTGAGCCTGCCGCTGTACCTGATGTGCGGGCTGGCGAAGCGCCGCAGGCTGCTCTCGCAGGAAGCGGCGGTCAAGTACTTCCTGCTCGGGGCGTTCGCCTCCGCGTTCTTCCTGTACGGCCTCGCGCTGCTCTACGGCTACGCCGGTTCGGTGCGGCTCGCCGCCATCGCCGAGGCCACCGCGGGCAGCGACCGCTCGGACACGCTGCTCTACGCCGGCATCGGACTGCTGGTGGTGGGCCTGCTGTTCAAGGCCTCCGTCGGCCCGTTCCACACCTGGACGCCGGACGTCTACCAGGGCGCGCCGACCGCCGTCACCGGCTTCATGGCGGCCTGCACGAAGGTCGCCGCGTTCGGCGCGATCCTCCGCGTCCTGCAGGTCGCGCTGCACGGCTCCAGCTGGGAGTGGCGTGGCGTGATGTGGGCGGTGGCCATCGTGTCGATGGTGATCGGCGTCGTGCTCGGCCTGACCCAGAGCGACATCAAGCGCATGATCGCCTACTCCTCGGTGGCGCACGCCGGATTCCTGCTCATCGGCTCCATCGCGCTCACCGAGCGCGGTCTTTCGGGCACGATGTTCTACCTGTTGGCCTACGGGTTCACCACGGTCGCCGTGTTCGGTGTGATCAGCCTCGTGCGCACCGCGGAGGGTGAGGCTACTCACCTTTCGGACTGGGCCGGGCTGGCGAAGCGGTCTCCGCTGCTCGCGGCCGTGTTCACCTTCCTCATGTTCGCGCTCGCCGGAATCCCGCTGACTAGCGGTTTCATCGGGAAGTTCGTGGTCTTCGAGGCGGCGTTGTCCGACGGAATGGCCCCGCTGGTCGTGGTGGCCCTGGTGGCCAGTGCGGTTGCGGCGTTCTTCTACCTTCGTGTCATCGTGCTGATGTACTTCAGCGAGCCCGCCGCGGACGGCCCCACCGTCAGCGTCCCGGGCGCGTTCACGACGGCGGCGATCACGTTGGGTGTGGTAGTCACGCTGTTGCTGGGCGTGCTGCCCACGGTGGCCCTGGACTGGGCCGGTGTGGGTGGTTTCGTGTCGTAG
- a CDS encoding polyprenyl synthetase family protein: protein MSSPSGEPVGNVAGSTAASGFDIDDPALAESISAGMARVEELLHDSVRSEFDFATRTSLHLVDAGGKRFRPLFALLAAHFADPSPDEVITSAAVVEMVHLATLYHDDVMDEATMRRGATSANMRWDNSVAILTGDFLMAHASRLVADLGADAVRRMATTFEALVTGQLRETIGVGDGQDPEEHYLQVIYEKTGSLIATAGRFGANAAGATPEQVAALESFGKSIGIAFQISDDVIDIASAATDSGKTPGTDLREGVLTLPMIYARDAADTDPRLLELLGQPLSSDDDVSEALKLLRESSGLRRARGKLDEYAQDSRAVLAELPACSARDALEALVHYVVARTR from the coding sequence GTGAGCAGCCCATCTGGTGAACCGGTCGGGAACGTGGCTGGCAGTACTGCTGCGAGCGGGTTCGACATCGACGACCCGGCGCTGGCCGAATCGATCTCCGCGGGGATGGCCAGGGTCGAAGAACTGCTCCACGATTCGGTGCGCAGCGAGTTCGACTTCGCCACCCGCACCTCGCTGCACCTGGTGGACGCCGGCGGCAAGCGGTTCCGGCCGCTGTTCGCGCTGCTGGCGGCGCACTTCGCGGACCCGTCCCCGGACGAGGTGATCACTTCGGCGGCGGTCGTGGAGATGGTGCACCTCGCGACGCTGTACCACGACGACGTGATGGACGAGGCCACGATGCGCCGCGGCGCGACCAGCGCCAACATGCGCTGGGACAACTCGGTGGCCATCCTCACCGGCGACTTCCTGATGGCGCACGCCTCCCGGCTGGTCGCCGACCTCGGCGCCGACGCGGTGCGCCGGATGGCGACCACGTTCGAGGCGCTGGTCACGGGCCAGCTGCGGGAGACGATCGGCGTCGGCGACGGTCAGGACCCGGAGGAGCACTACCTCCAGGTGATCTACGAGAAGACCGGTTCGCTGATCGCGACCGCCGGGCGGTTCGGCGCCAACGCGGCGGGCGCGACGCCCGAGCAGGTGGCGGCGCTGGAGAGCTTCGGCAAGAGCATCGGCATCGCGTTCCAGATCTCCGACGACGTGATCGACATCGCCTCGGCCGCGACGGACTCCGGCAAGACGCCCGGCACCGACCTGCGGGAGGGCGTGCTGACCCTCCCGATGATCTACGCGCGGGATGCGGCGGACACCGATCCGCGCTTGCTCGAACTGCTGGGGCAGCCGCTGAGCTCGGACGACGACGTGTCGGAGGCGTTGAAGCTGCTGCGCGAGTCCAGCGGTCTGCGCCGGGCTCGCGGCAAGCTCGACGAGTACGCGCAGGACTCGCGAGCGGTCCTCGCGGAGCTCCCGGCCTGCTCCGCGCGGGACGCGTTGGAGGCTCTGGTTCACTACGTGGTGGCCCGGACCCGCTGA